The following are encoded together in the Lactuca sativa cultivar Salinas chromosome 1, Lsat_Salinas_v11, whole genome shotgun sequence genome:
- the LOC111906912 gene encoding heat shock 70 kDa protein 3 encodes MNRYVAVAIGIDLGTTYSCVGVWQNDQVEIISNDQGNRTMPSCVAFTNGGRLIGEGAKNQISMNPTNTIYDAKRLIGRRFSDTKLQEDMKLWPFEVIKGSNNIPKILVSYNGENKEFSAEEISSMVLIKLKEAAEKFLGKTVRDAVITVPAYFDDSQRQATKDAGHVAGLNVLQIINEPTSAAIAYGLDMKNDIVRDINVLIFDLGGGTFDVSLVTIDKKGTIAVKAVAGDTHLGGQDFDNTMVDFFVEQFKRKHSIDIGKNKRALSRLRVACEKAKRVLSSIIDTTIDIDSLHDGVDFSMRISRAKFEKLNEDFFSKCIEMVEKCLGDAELHKKQIDEVVLVGGSTRIPKVQQLLKDFFQGKELSKKIHADEAVAYGATVLAAKLIGCSGKKVSNLVLIDVVPLSLGVEVRDGSLSIIVNRNSSIPTKKERNYVTADDYQKVITFNVYQGERTRAVDNNWLGKFEVAVPPAPKGKSQVRVAFDIDANGILNCSGVELTTGLKKGIIITNYKERLSTENIEKMLDDAHKYKLKDEDYKKTIFARNALEGYIDDVKSKIKKIGNTTKRFNNKDLQLMETAIEKASEILKQSRVVDFDEYQKALNQLEKVCLPIIAQHV; translated from the exons ATGAATAGATACGTCGCTGTGGCTATTGGTATTGATCTTGGTACAACATATTCTTGTGTGGGTGTTTGGCAAAATGACCAAGTTGAGATCATTTCCAATGATCAAGGAAATAGGACTATGCCATCTTGTGTTGCTTTCACAAATGGCGGACGTCTAATAGGTGAAGGTGCTAAAAACCAGATTTCTATGAACCCGACAAACACCATCTATG ATGCAAAAAGATTGATTGGAAGGAGATTCAGTGATACCAAACTTCAGGAAGACATGAAGTTATGGCCTTTCGAAGTCATAAAAGGAAGTAACAACATTCCAAAGATTTTAGTTTCTTACAATGGTGAAAATAAAGAGTTTTCTGCGGAGGAAATTTCATCCATGGTTCTTATTAAATTGAAAGAAGCTGCAGAGAAATTCCTTGGTAAAACTGTACGTGATGCAGTCATCACAGTACCAGCTTATTTTGATGATTCCCAACGCCAAGCAACAAAGGATGCTGGTCATGTTGCTGGACTTAATGTTCTACAGATTATCAATGAGCCAACCTCAGCAGCAATTGCATATGGATTGGACATGAAAAATGATATAGTTCGTGACATAAATGTGCTCATCTTTGATTTAGGTGGTGGTACATTCGATGTCTCTCTTGTCACCATTGATAAGAAGGGTACGATAGCAGTTAAGGCTGTTGCCGGTGACACTCACTTAGGTGGTCAGGACTTCGATAACACAATGGTTGACTTTTTTGTGGAACAATTCAAGAGAAAGCACAGTATAGACATCGGTAAGAATAAAAGAGCATTATCTCGATTGAGGGTAGCTTgtgaaaaagcaaaaagagttctCTCTTCAATTATTGATACTACTATCGATATCGACAGCTTACATGATGGTGTTGATTTTTCTATGAGAATCTCTCGTGCAAAGTTTGAAAAGCTTAATGAAGACTTCTTTAGTAAGTGTATAGAGATGGTGGAAAAGTGTTTGGGTGATGCAGAATTGCATAAAAAACAAATAGATGAGGTAGTATTAGTTGGTGGGTCAACCAGGATACCCAAGGTACAACAATTGTTGAAAGACTTCTTCCAAGGAAAAGAGCTTTCTAAGAAGATCCATGCTGATGAGGCAGTTGCATATGGTGCAACAGTTCTTGCTGCAAAATTAATCGGCTGTAGTGGTAAAAAAGTTAGCAACTTAGTGTTGATAGACGTTGTGCCTCTATCACTAGGTGTAGAAGTCCGTGATGGCTCTTTGTCTATTATAGTTAACAGAAATTCCTCAATACCCACCAAAAAGGAAAGGAATTATGTTACTGCTGATGATTACCAAAAAGTTATAACATTTAATGTCTATCAGGGTGAGAGAACAAGGGCTGTAGACAATAATTGGTTGGGAAAATTCGAAGTCGCAGTCCCGCCTGCACCGAAAGGTAAGTCACAGGTAAGAGTAGCCTTTGACATTGATGCTAACGGTATTTTAAATTGCTCGGGAGTGGAATTAACAACTGGCCTAAAAAAAGGGattataattactaattacaAGGAGAGGCTTTCAACGGAAAATATCGAAAAAATGCTAGATGATGCTCATAAGTACAAGTTAAAAGACGAGGATTACAAGAAGACGATTTTTGCACGTAATGCGTTGGAGGGGTACATAGACGATGTGAAAAGCAAAATCAAGAAAATAGGAAACACTACGAAGAGGTTTAACAATAAAGACCTGCAATTAATGGAGACCGCCATAGAAAAAGCAAGCGAAATTCTTAAACAAAGTCGGGTTGTAGATTTTGATGAGTATCAAAAGGCGCTAAATCAGTTGGAAAAGGTATGTTTGCCAATCATTGCCCAACATGTTTAA